One Salmo trutta chromosome 12, fSalTru1.1, whole genome shotgun sequence genomic region harbors:
- the LOC115202978 gene encoding trafficking protein particle complex subunit 2-like protein, translating into MHSVHNSKMAVCIAVIAKENYPLYIRSVPVQNELKFHYTVHTSLDVVEEKISAVGKAMADQRELYLGLLYPTEDYKVYGYVTNSKVKFVIVVDSSNTSLRDNEIRSMFRKLHNSFTDVMCNPFYNPGDTIQSKAFDSMVSAMMVQAS; encoded by the exons ATGCACAGTGTACATAATTCCAAGATGGCGGTCTGTATTGCTGTCATCGCTAAAGAG AATTATCCTCTGTACATCCGAAGTGTACCCGTACAGAATGAACTGAAGTTCCACTACACGGTGCATACCTCTCTGGATGTGGTGGAAGAGAAGATTTCAGCAGTCGGCAAAGCTATGGCAGACCAGAGAGAGCTTTACCTTGGGCTACTGTACCCAACTGAGGACTACAAAGT ATATGGCTATGTGACAAACTCCAAGGTGAAGTTTGTCATTGTTGTGGACTCGTCAAACACATCTCTGCGGGACAATGAGATTAGAAGT ATGTTCAGAAAGCTACACAACTCATTTACTGATGTGATGTGCAACCCATTCTACAATCCTGGAGACACCATTCAGTCCAA GGCCTTTGACAGCATGGTGTCTGCAATGATGGTGCAAGCTAGCTGA
- the LOC115202976 gene encoding embryonic polyadenylate-binding protein 2-B isoform X2: protein MAEQRQDMYIEGELAGDHYMEDPELEAIKARVQEMEEEERLRAVQYEATESQIQAGMFYTMTHEERIDADNRSVYVGNVEYGATADELEIHFNGCGPVNRVTILCDKFSGHPKGFAYIEFHDRDSVQTAMSLDETVFRDRVIKVLPKRTNMPGISTTDRGIHRGARSRGRGFHPPRYNGYQQGRFRYNTGPARSVSPHPYGPPAGKRHWGVPEQGPKRHPCLLLITPPTDHSRPGHTGHMHPQQHY from the exons ATGGCGGAGCAAAGGCAAGATATGTACATAGAAGGCGAGCTCGCGGGAGATCATTACATGGAGGACCCG GAACTTGAAGCCATCAAGGCACGGGTgcaagagatggaggaggaggagcggcTGAGAGCAGTGCAGTATGAGGCAACAGAAAGCCAGATCCAGGCAG GTATGTTCTATACAATGACCCATGAGGAAAGGATAGATGCTGACAACAGATCTGTCTATGTGGGGAAT GTGGAGTATGGTGCCACTGCAGATGAGTTGGAGATCCATTTCAATGGCTGTGGTCCTGTCAACAGAGTAACCATCCTTTGTGACAAATTCTCTGGCCATCCCAAGGG TTTTGCATATATTGAGTTCCATGACAGGGACTCTGTGCAGACTGCCATGAGCCTGGATGAGACAGTATTCAGAGACCGTGTCATAAAG GTATTGCCAAAAAGGACCAACATGCCAGGAATCAGCACCACAGACAGGGGGATTCACAGAGGTGCTCGATCCAGGGGACGAGGTTTCCACCCACCCAGATACAATGggtatcaacaaggcaggttccGATACAACACTGGCCCCGCCAGGTCAGTCTCGCCACACCCCTACGGGCCCCCAGCTGGGAAGAGACACTGGGGGGTCCCTGAGCAGGGCCCTAAACGGCACCCATGCCTTCTCCTCATAACCCCACCCACTGACCACTCGAGGCCAGGGCACACTGGACACATGCACCCGCAGCAACACTACTGA
- the LOC115202976 gene encoding embryonic polyadenylate-binding protein 2-B isoform X1: MAEQRQDMYIEGELAGDHYMEDPELEAIKARVQEMEEEERLRAVQYEATESQIQAAGMFYTMTHEERIDADNRSVYVGNVEYGATADELEIHFNGCGPVNRVTILCDKFSGHPKGFAYIEFHDRDSVQTAMSLDETVFRDRVIKVLPKRTNMPGISTTDRGIHRGARSRGRGFHPPRYNGYQQGRFRYNTGPARSVSPHPYGPPAGKRHWGVPEQGPKRHPCLLLITPPTDHSRPGHTGHMHPQQHY, from the exons ATGGCGGAGCAAAGGCAAGATATGTACATAGAAGGCGAGCTCGCGGGAGATCATTACATGGAGGACCCG GAACTTGAAGCCATCAAGGCACGGGTgcaagagatggaggaggaggagcggcTGAGAGCAGTGCAGTATGAGGCAACAGAAAGCCAGATCCAGGCAG CAGGTATGTTCTATACAATGACCCATGAGGAAAGGATAGATGCTGACAACAGATCTGTCTATGTGGGGAAT GTGGAGTATGGTGCCACTGCAGATGAGTTGGAGATCCATTTCAATGGCTGTGGTCCTGTCAACAGAGTAACCATCCTTTGTGACAAATTCTCTGGCCATCCCAAGGG TTTTGCATATATTGAGTTCCATGACAGGGACTCTGTGCAGACTGCCATGAGCCTGGATGAGACAGTATTCAGAGACCGTGTCATAAAG GTATTGCCAAAAAGGACCAACATGCCAGGAATCAGCACCACAGACAGGGGGATTCACAGAGGTGCTCGATCCAGGGGACGAGGTTTCCACCCACCCAGATACAATGggtatcaacaaggcaggttccGATACAACACTGGCCCCGCCAGGTCAGTCTCGCCACACCCCTACGGGCCCCCAGCTGGGAAGAGACACTGGGGGGTCCCTGAGCAGGGCCCTAAACGGCACCCATGCCTTCTCCTCATAACCCCACCCACTGACCACTCGAGGCCAGGGCACACTGGACACATGCACCCGCAGCAACACTACTGA